The Pseudomonas sp. KU26590 genomic sequence CGTCCACCGTCTCGGGGACGTCGTGCACACGTAGAATTTTTGCGCCTTTGACCATCGCCATGGCGGCAAGCGCCAGCGCGCCATGCAGACGCTGATCAACAGGCTTGTCGAGCACCTTGCCGATCATGCTCTTGCGAGACACGCCGACCAACAGCGGGCGGCCCAGCGCATGGAGTGCTTCCATGTGCTTGAACAGGCTCAGGTTATGCTCAAGCGTCTTGGCGAAGCCGAACCCCGGATCAAGGATAATCCTCTGGGCGGGGATGCCTGCCGCGACGCACTGCTCCACGCGCTCGCGCAAGAACGCGATGACCTCTCCAACCAAGTCCGTGTAGTGAGGGTCATTCTGCATGTCCGTCGGCTCTCCACGCATGTGCATGAGGCATACGGGCAAACCCGTCGCCACCGCGGCATCCAGCGCCCCGTCACGGCGAAGCGACCGGACATCGTTGATGAGTCCTGCTCCCAAGCGCGCCGTCTCGCGAATGACGGCTGGCGTGGAAGTGTCCACTGAAATGATCACATCCAGTTCGGCGCTGATTGCCTCAACAACAGGCGCAACGCGCTCCAGCTCTTCGACGGGAGAAACAGATCGCGCACCAGGGCGCGTTGACTCACCCCCCACATCGATCAGGGTCGCGCCCGCCAGCATCATCGCTTCGGCATGACGCAGCGCCAGGTCACGCTGCGCAAAACGGCCACCATCCGAGAACGAATCAGGAGTGATATTAAGGATTCCCATCACGTGCGTGTGGGATAAATCAAGAACCCGGTTGCCGCAAGGCAACCGGGTCGGGTGAAGCGCAGAAGTCATGTCAGACCTTAGAGTTCAGCAGCAGGGCCGCCAATCGGCGATTCCGGACGCGGACCTACAGGTGCGATCGGAGTGCCGGAATCTCCGGAGCCACCTTCCCAATCACGAGGCTCGCGTGGTGTGCGGCCTGCCATGATGTCATCGATCTGCTCGGCGTCGATGGTCTCGTATTTCATGAGCGCATCAGCCATCGCTTCCAGCTTGTCACGGTTGTCCGTGAGGATCTGTCTTGCGGTGCCGTAGCACTGATCAATGATGCTGCGCACTTCGGAGTCGATAAGACGCGCCGTGTCGCCGGAGAGGCTGGCGTTCTGACCGCCACCGCCGCGACCCAGATAACCACCTTCTTCCTCATCCGAATACATCAACGGACCGAGTTTCTCAGACAGGCCCCACTTGGTGACCATGTTTCGAGCGATCTGGCTGGCCCGCATGATGTCATTGGAGGCACCCGTGGTCACGCCA encodes the following:
- the folP gene encoding dihydropteroate synthase; this translates as MTSALHPTRLPCGNRVLDLSHTHVMGILNITPDSFSDGGRFAQRDLALRHAEAMMLAGATLIDVGGESTRPGARSVSPVEELERVAPVVEAISAELDVIISVDTSTPAVIRETARLGAGLINDVRSLRRDGALDAAVATGLPVCLMHMRGEPTDMQNDPHYTDLVGEVIAFLRERVEQCVAAGIPAQRIILDPGFGFAKTLEHNLSLFKHMEALHALGRPLLVGVSRKSMIGKVLDKPVDQRLHGALALAAMAMVKGAKILRVHDVPETVDVVRMIAAVESAK